The genomic segment TCGACCGGGTCGCGCGCTTCGTCGACCGGCACCCCGCGGTCCGGCCCCCGGTGATCGGCACAGTGGAGCGCGAGCTGCAGTTCGCGCTGGCCTGGCTGGACTTCACCGATGCCGTACGGGCGGCCGGGCTGCGGTTCTGCCTACCGGAGCTGCACGGGGACGCCGGGCTGCAGGTCACCGGCACCTTCGACGTGATGCTGGCGCGCACGCTGGCCGCGGACGGCCGGGCCCCGGTCACCAACGGCGTCGCGCTCCACGGCGACGAGCGGGTGCTCGTCGTCACCGGGCCCAACCAGGGCGGCAAGACGACCTTCGCCCGTACGGTCGGCCAGCTCTATCACCTGGCCGCCCTGGGCCTGCCGGTCCCGGGCCGGTCCGCTGCCCTGCACGTGCCGGATGCGATCCTGACCCACTTCGACCGCGGGGACCGCGCCGCTGACCTGCGCAGCCGGCTCGAGGACGAGGTGCAGCGCATGACGCAGCTGCTGCCGCACGTCACCGGCCGGTCGGTGGTGATCCTCAACGAGATGTTCAGCTCGACCACGTTCGTCGACGCGCGGACGATGAGCATCGACGTTCTGCGCGACGTCCTCGAGGCGGGCGCGGTCGGCGTGTGCGTCACCTTCATCGACGAACTGTCCCGTCTCGACCCCCGCGTCGTCTCCTTGACCACGGGAATCGACGAGCGGGACGCGACCAGACGCACGTTCGAGGTCACCCGGGGCCGCGCCGACGGCGAGGCCCACGCCCTCGCCCTGGCCACCAAGTACGGCCTGACCCGGGACCAGCTCCGCACCCGGATCGAGGCCCGCGCATGAGACCGGCACTGCTCTTCGCCGACGGGTCCGCGCCCGCGCCGCAGCAGCCCCTGGCCGACCGGGTCGCGGAGGACCTCGGACTGGCCACGGTGATCGACGCGATGGCCGCCGGCGACGACTTCCTGGCCGAGACCGCCCGGGCTGTGCTGCTGGCCGCGTCGCCGGGCCCCGAGGACGTCGCCTACCGGCAGGCCGTCCTGGGTGACCTCCAGCGGGAGCCGGAGCTGAGCCGCGAGCTCTATCAGCTGACCGGCCGCGCCCTGGAGGCACAGCGCAGCGCGGCCAGGACCGTCTACTTCGACTCGCCGGAAACGGTGCTCAACCGGTCGATCGTGACGCTCACCGCGTACGTGCAGCTGCTGCGCGAGTTGCGGGCGCTGGCCGACCGGTATCGGCCCCGGGTGTCGTCGGCGGGCTGCCACCAGTTCTTCGCGATGGTGGACGACCAGTTCGGCGAGGCCTATCTGGAACAGGCCACGATCCGCATCGACCAGCTGCGGCTCGACGGCAACCTGCTCGTCTCGGCCCGCCTGGGCACGGGCAACCAGAGCGAGGGCTTGACGATGCGCCAGTCGCAGCGCCCGGCCCGCAGCTTGTTCCGCCGCAGCGGCACGCCGAAAGCCACATACAAGCTCCCGTACGGTGATGAGGCGGCCAGCCGGGCGCTCGGTTCGCTGCGGGACCAGGCCCTGGCCGGGCTGGCCGGCGCCGCCGACCGGTCCGCGCGGCACGTGCTGGCGTTCTTCGACACGCTGCGCACCGAGGTGGCCTTCTATCTGGGCTGTCTCAACCTGCGCGAGGCGCTGACCCGGCGTGGGGCCGCGGTCTGTGTGCCGGCGGTACACGACTCCGCGGCGCGGGAGTTCGCCTTCCGGGGTCTGTACGACCCGGGCCTGCAGCTGCGCCTGGACCAGCCGGCCACCGCCAACGACCTGGACGCCGGCGGCCGAACGCTGATCATGGTCACCGGGGCCAACCGGGGCGGCAAATCCACCTTCCTGCGCAGCGTGGGCCTGGCCCAGCTGATGGCGGCGGCCGGCGGTTTCGTCGCGGCCGGAGCGTTCACCACCGCGGCCCGGTCCGGCGTGTACACCCACTTCACCACCGACGAGGACGACGCGCTGGTCAGCGGCAAGTTCGACGAGGAGCTGCGGCGCATGTCGCAGGTGGCCGACGCGATCGGACCGAGGGGCGTGCTGCTGTGCAACGAGTCGTTCCAGTCGACCAACGAGCGTGAGGGCTCCGACATCGCGCGCCGCATCGTCGACGCCCTGACCGAGGCCGGCGTCACCGTCGTCTTCGTCACCCACCTGCACGAGCTGGCGCAGGGCTGCTACGACGACCGCGAGCGCTTCCCCGCGACGTTCCTGCGCGCCGAGCGGGAGCGGTCGTTCCGGCTGCGGGAAGCGGCCCCGGAAGCCACGAGCCACGGCGCCGACCTGTGGGGTCAGTCGAGGGAGCGCATGTTGGCGAGAATCTTGGCGGACAGGCCGGCCAGCTGATCGACCTCCTCGTCGCTGAGCGGCGCCATGACCAGGTCGTGGATGTGCTCGCTGTGCCGCGGCGCGGCCTCGGTCAGGGCGGCCCACCCCGGGCCGGTGAGCTCGATGTGCACGGCCCGCGACTGACCGGCCTGACGGCGCACGAGCCCGCGACCCGTCATACGGGTGAGCTGATGGTGCAGCCGGCTCTTCTCCCAGCCCAGCAGGTTGCCGAGCTCGTGGGCGCGGAGCCGGCCCGGCCCCGCGCCGGCCAGCACGGCCAGCACCGAATAGTCGGCCATCGACAGCCCGCTCGCTGCCTGAAGCTGCTGCTCGATGCGCGACCGCAGATGCTCCTGCATCTGGACGAAGACCCGCCACGCCCGCAACTGCCGTGCATCGAGTGAGTGCGCACCGTCCGCCACCCGGCCGACCCTACCGAAGCCCAGTTGACGTGTCACCCCCATAGTTCGCCCGGACCGGCGTCATCGCCTCGCCGGCTGCTCGCACCGCGGGTCGGCCACCCGTTCGGGCCCGTGGTCGCCGCCGTGGGCGGTCCGGCATCACCGGAAGTCGAGCCAGCCGGCGCCCACCCGGTGCCGGCGACGAGCTGCGTCGGTGCGCCGTCGGCATGCACGAGGCTGCGGCCGCCGGGCGACATCCGCCCGGCCCCGTGCCGCCGGGAGCGATCGGCGCCCGCGGTCCCGGCGTCGATGCGGCCGGACACCGCGTGCAGTCTGGGGATCGGGCACGTTGGCCATGGCCGGCCACCGCCAGGCACCCCTGACCCGCCGGGGAGGCGAAGCGAACGGGCCGGGCTCGGCTCGCAGCCCCCGAGCCGCCCACGACGCTCGGGCACCGGCGCATCCTGCACCGGGCCGGGCCGGAGCAGATCAACGAGGCCCGGGACCGGGAGAACGGCTACCGGGACGCCCTGGCCGAGGTGGCCGCGGCACTCCTGCCTGTGCCGCCCGGGGACTGGTCGGCCCGGTCCGGCTACGACATCGGCACCCGCGTCGAACCCGGCGACTTCACCGGTAACGACCAGATGACGCTGGTCCTCCATGAACGCGTTACCCGGCCGGGGTCGGTGGCGCCGGCCGACTACTCGATCGCCGGGGTGGACGACATGCCCGCCGCCCGCCACTTCGCGCCCCCGCTGACCAGGGTCTGGACGGACTCCGTGGAGATGGGCCGG from the Paractinoplanes abujensis genome contains:
- a CDS encoding MarR family winged helix-turn-helix transcriptional regulator; the encoded protein is MADGAHSLDARQLRAWRVFVQMQEHLRSRIEQQLQAASGLSMADYSVLAVLAGAGPGRLRAHELGNLLGWEKSRLHHQLTRMTGRGLVRRQAGQSRAVHIELTGPGWAALTEAAPRHSEHIHDLVMAPLSDEEVDQLAGLSAKILANMRSLD
- a CDS encoding MutS-related protein, encoding MSGFTGLFATAEAQLPQQAPEPGYFADLQLDQLVEAVTAGRERHNLKPAFSVRLTDAAAVEARQAVFADLADEQLRAAARAFCDGLTRCARQFEAASQVRHPRQAQRWRLNALTSYVNVVDAAGAALDRATPSSAGLRSWSAWLRAYRSGPEFTALAGQARALLTELGGLRYTLSIAGDEIVASPFADQEDLNAGTLATFERFAEDELTPHEFDLRAGAEMNELHAAVLDLVVKLFPDVFDRVARFVDRHPAVRPPVIGTVERELQFALAWLDFTDAVRAAGLRFCLPELHGDAGLQVTGTFDVMLARTLAADGRAPVTNGVALHGDERVLVVTGPNQGGKTTFARTVGQLYHLAALGLPVPGRSAALHVPDAILTHFDRGDRAADLRSRLEDEVQRMTQLLPHVTGRSVVILNEMFSSTTFVDARTMSIDVLRDVLEAGAVGVCVTFIDELSRLDPRVVSLTTGIDERDATRRTFEVTRGRADGEAHALALATKYGLTRDQLRTRIEARA
- a CDS encoding MutS-related protein: MRPALLFADGSAPAPQQPLADRVAEDLGLATVIDAMAAGDDFLAETARAVLLAASPGPEDVAYRQAVLGDLQREPELSRELYQLTGRALEAQRSAARTVYFDSPETVLNRSIVTLTAYVQLLRELRALADRYRPRVSSAGCHQFFAMVDDQFGEAYLEQATIRIDQLRLDGNLLVSARLGTGNQSEGLTMRQSQRPARSLFRRSGTPKATYKLPYGDEAASRALGSLRDQALAGLAGAADRSARHVLAFFDTLRTEVAFYLGCLNLREALTRRGAAVCVPAVHDSAAREFAFRGLYDPGLQLRLDQPATANDLDAGGRTLIMVTGANRGGKSTFLRSVGLAQLMAAAGGFVAAGAFTTAARSGVYTHFTTDEDDALVSGKFDEELRRMSQVADAIGPRGVLLCNESFQSTNEREGSDIARRIVDALTEAGVTVVFVTHLHELAQGCYDDRERFPATFLRAERERSFRLREAAPEATSHGADLWGQSRERMLARILADRPAS